CCCTTCGGGCCCTGCGCCAGCCACGCGGAGCCCCTGACGTCGTCCATGCCCGGCGGGCGGGTGTCGAGCAGCTCGAAGGCGCCCTTCACCACGTCGGCGTCGGGGATCTTGTCGGCGGGGGTGGCCGACGGGTCACCCATCGCCATGTCCTTCATGTCATCCATGCCGGACATCTCGTCCGTGCTCTTGGACGGGGACGCGGACGCCGTCGCGCCAGCTGCGGTGTTCGATGTCTTCTCGGAGGATTCGCCGCCGCAACCCGACAGCAGGGCGGCTGTGCAGGTGACGGTGAGGCAGGTGACGGCGAGACGGGTGCGTGGGCGGCGGCGTGTAGCGGCCGAGGGCGTTGTGCGGTGGCTCATGGGGTGAACTCCCGGTTGTGGAGCGTGGACGGGACGGGCCGACGCGCGTAGGGGCACGCCGACCGCTCGCCTGTCTCCGACCACGACCGAATGTCACCGGATCGGGCGTTTCAGGGCCCTGCGGCGAGTGGTCGGGCGGGAGACGGGCGACTGGATGGCACGAGCTCCTGCGGTGGTCCCCTGCGGACGACGGCGTGTCTCAGGGCGGCGGTGACGGGCCGACGGCTCTCCTCGTCGCCGACGAGGGCCCCGCGAGACGGAACCTCGTGCCGGGCCGCCGTACGGAAGAGCACCCGGCAGATCCGGCGCAGCGGCGCGAACACGACGGCGGCCAGAGCCCTGGCGATCCGATGGACGGCGGCCTCACCCCGCCACAGCCATACTCCGCACGCGACGGCGGCCACCAGATGCGCCAGCAGCATCCCGAGGGAGCCGCCATGCGTCGCGGCGGACCACAGTGACTCGTCCGCGGGCGTCCCCATCGCCTCGGAATGCGCTCCGGCGTGGTGCATGGCCATGCCGGAGGGGGAGATCTGCATCCCGTGGCTCGTGCCGGAGCGGACGCCCACCACTCCCGGTCCACCCACCGCTGCGTTCGACGTCGGTGTGAGCTTGGGGGACAGGCTGAACAGCAGGTGCAGCAGGCCCTGCGCCACGACGGTGGCGCCCACGACCGTCGCGGCACCGCGTTCCCGGCCGGTCAGCCACCACGCGCACGAGGCGGTTCCGGTGAACGCGACACCCATCGCCCACCAAGGCAGAGTGTCGCCGGAGATCAGCGCATGCCCGAGTGCGGTGGCCACGACGCACACGGCCGCGAACACGGCTGCCTCTACCGGGCGCAGGACGCCGACGCTTCCTTCGACGCCGCGTGTCACGCGGCACTCCCGACCCGCTCCACCGCCGAGGTGGTGCATCCGGGGCATCGGGCAACTCCTTGGTGCTGGCTGGCTTCCCGTCTCTTACGGGCCGTCGGACGCGAGCGTTCAGGTGGGGTGCGCTTCGGGTACCGCGCTCCGGTCCGGTGGCCCCCGCCCGGTCTCACGGGGCGATGGTCACCTTCTTCTCGACGGTGACCTGGTCGATGTCGGAGACACGGACGGTGGCTCGCATCGTCCAGGTCCCGGGGAACGGGAGCGCGAGGGTGTCACTGCCCCAGTAGCCGCTTTGGTCGACGAGTTCGGCGTCGAGCGGGCCGACGTGGCGCGCGGACTGGGTGAAGGTGAGGCGCAGTTCGGGGATGGCGATCAGACCGCCGTCGGCACCGAAGACCACGGCCTCGACGACGTTCCGGCCGACCCGGCCCGGCTCCAGGGTGATCTGCACCCGGCCGCGTCCGGCGGGAGCCCCGGTGTCGAACGGGACCACGCTCAGGTTCACCACCGGCTGCCCGGAGGCAGCGGCGGCCTCGGTGGCGGCCCGCCCCGGCCGGCTGCCCGTCAGCACGGTCGTGAGCGCGAGGACGACGACGCCGATCGCCACCTCCGCGAGCACGGACCTGCGCAGGCCGCGCCGCCGGGACTCAGGGTCGGTGCCGGTCTCGTCGGTTCCGCTGGCGTCGTCCGGTCCGGGGCCGACGCCGGGTCCGGGGTCCGCCCCGGTCGCCGGCACCGACAGCGGGGCCCGGTCGTCGCCACCCACCGCGACCGGCACCGGTTCCCGCCGGGGCAGCCGCGTCAGCCGCTCGGTCCAGCTCCGGGAGTACGACGCCGCCAGCAGCATGAGGATCACGGCCCCGGTCTTCAGGGCGAGCGTCCTGCCGTATGGCGTGGTGAACGCCTCCCACGAGCCGAGCCCGCGCCAGGACTGGTAGACGCCGGTGGCCGCCAGCACGGCCACCGCACCGAGAGCGAGCCGCGAGAACCGGCCTACGGCGGCGGACGGGAGCGAGTCGCCGGCGGGCGCGCGGTAGAGCGTGAGCAGCAGCGCGGCCAGCCCGCCGAGCCATACGCTCATGGCGAGCAGGTGCAGCACGGAGGAGGGCATCGCCACCGGCACCTGGATCCCCGTGGAGGCGTGCTCGGCCGCCGCCCAGGTCGCGGCCAGAGCGACGGCGAGGGCGGTGCCCACGACGGCCGTACGGCGGTCGGCCCGCCCCTCGGACCGGCCGCGTGTCAGGAGCAGGGCCACCAGGAGCAGCAAGGCCAGGCGGACCAGTAGCGCGACGCCGGGGCGGCTGCCCGCAGTGCTCCACAGCAGCCGGGGGTCGAACACAGCGGCCGGTCCGTCCCCGCTCCCGTACGGTCCGCGCACGAGCAGCAGCGCGGCCGTCGACAGCGCCAGCGCCCACCATCCGGCCAGAAACGGCCCCCGCACGACCCGCGCGGCCGTGGCCCCGGGCCGACAGACGAGGACGAACACGGCGGTGCCGATCAGCAGGGCCAGGCCGCCGTAGGCGACGTACCGGCCGATGTCGTACAGCACCTCGACGGACGGGTCGACAGCCGTCTCCGCGGAGGTCTCGGCGCGTGTCTGCGAGGGTGCGCCGACGGCGAAGGTGAAGGCACCGGAGATGGCGTGGCCGTCCTCGGAGAGCACCCGCCAGGAGACGGTGTACGTGCCCTCCTCCAGGCCGTCGGTCAGTGGCACACGCGCGGTGTTCGCTGCGCCGTCCGCGTGTTCGGGATCGCCCGCGGTCACCGGGCGGCTCTCGGGGTCGAGGACGCGGACGGAGTCCTCTCTGAGGGCGACGGATTCGTTGAAGGAGACCGTGATCTGTTCGGGCGCCGTCTTCAGCACCGAGCCCTCGCGCGGATCGCTGTCGGTCAGTACCGCGTGCGCCGAGGCGGGCGCAGCGCTGCCCAGCAGGACACCGGCGAGTACGGCGATCACCAGCAGCAGCGCCCTGCCCCCACGCCCGCCTTGCTGCGTCAGCCGTCGTTCCGGCAGTCGTCGTTCCACGTCATGCCTCACGGACGGCTCGGTCCGCGTCGCGGGACGTTCCGCGCGTGACCAACCACCATGCGCCGCCGCCCAGGGCGAGCAGGACGGCGACAGCGGAGCCGGCGAACAGGCCGAGGGGTCGGGAGTCATCCTGCCCGGCGGCCGTCCTCTCGGTTCCGGCGGGCGCGTCGTCTGCCGGGGCCGTGGACGTCGGCGTGGGTGCGGTGCTGGTGGACGGGCCGGAGGCGGAGGAAGACGTGTCCGAGGAGGCTGGCCGCAACTTCAGTAAAGGGGCGGGCTGTTCGGGCTCCACGTCGCCGCTCGGCAGTTCGATCCAGCGGGAGGTCTTGCCGTCGCCGTAGGTCTCGACGGTCTTGAACACGAGTTGTTCGGCATCGGGCAGCCGACGGACCCTGACGCTGTGTTCGGCGTCGACGCCGGTGTCCAGGGCGGGCCCCGCGACGGTGTAGCCGTCGGTGGCGCGCTTCAGTTTCCAGCCCTCGGGTGCGTCGGCGAGCGTGATGTCACCGGGTGCGATGCCGACCGGGAGGACGACTCGCAGTCGGACGAATCCCGAGGTGTCGGACTCGGCCTCGGAGGTGAAGGCGATGGTGACGTTCTCGGCCAGGGCACGAGCGGTTTCCGACTCGACCTCCGCGTGGGCGGACGCGGGAGTGGTCGGTATGAGGGCGGTGGTCAGCGCGGCGGCAACGGCCAGGGCGGGGCGGTGTGCCGTACGGATGGGTCGGTGCGGGGGCACGGGAGGCTCCTTGCGGGTGGGGCCGGGCAGGCTGGTGCCTTGGCCCGGGGGAGTGACGAACCGGGACAGCCGTGTGTCCCGGCGGCCCTCTGCGCACCAGCGGGTGTTCCAGAGCCCGTGTCCGTGGAGCCCCGACAAGAGCGAGGTGCTCGATCGGTTCGAGGTGGGGGAGGGGGCGCGGCCCGATGCCGGTCAGGCTGGCCGACAGCAGGGAGCCGAGGGAGCCCGCGACGCCGCGCACGGCTCGCGCGAACCGTACGGCGATCGCGAGAGTGGCGTCGGCCCGGTGCAGCAACCAGGCCACCGCCAGCGCGGTGAGCACATGGGCGGCCGTCATGGTGGCGGACACCTGATGCCAGCCGGATGCACTCTCCGGGGTGACCATGGCGTGCCGATGGGCGCCCTGAGCGAGATGACCCGCTCCGGTCGGGCTGTCCGCCGGCGCCGGGGACACATGCAGCAGTGCCTGGACCCCGAGCGTGCAGCCGAGCGTCGCCACAGGGGCGAAACGACGCCGGGCGGCGGGCCAGGCGACGGCGAACTGCGCGAGGACGAGCACTGCGGTCGGCCGCCATGGAGTGACTCCGTCGGCCACGGCGTAGTGGCCCGACACCGCCAGCACGCTGCCGACCACGGCGAACACCGCGGCTCGCACGCAGGTACCCGCCCGATCCGTCAGATCCATCCGGTCCGCCCGATACGGAGAAGCGTGGTGCTCACCGGGTGGCGGCACGGCCTCGCCTGCCACACTCATGCCTCCTTCCCCGGCGATCGGCCTGGGCCGTATGTGACCAGTACGGTGCTGTGGGGCCCTCCTGTTCACCCCGAGGCCGGACCGGGCGGCGGCGAGTCGAGGTGTCATCCGGGCGGCGTGATCGTGGCGTTGGGAGTCGCGGCAGTGGTGGGCCACCTGGTGGGGGCCTGCTCGGACTGCTGCGAGATGGAGTCGCCCTGCTCGTCGTACGAGCTGCCTGAGGCCGTCAGGAGGGCGAAGAGGCCGAGGACCACGGTGATCGCGGCGGCCGTGCCGAGCACGCGACCCGCACGGTGGCGCCTCGCCCGGCCGTCCAGGTCGCGCCAGGGCGGGCCGGGCCACGGGTCTGCCGACTGCCAGAGTTCCCCCACTGCCTCGGCCTCGTACGGCGAGACCGATTCGCCGTGGACGGGGGATGGTTCCGCCTTGCGCGCCGGCCACTCGCGCGGATCGAGGAAGTGCCGGGGCCGCGCTGGGGCCGTGCGCTCCCGGGCGGAGAGCTCCCTGGGCGAGGTCCGCCGTATCGCGGGTTCGCTGTCGGTGAGGAACCGCTGCCACACCTCGTCGGGAACGGGCGGCGTGCGGTCTTCCCCGTCCGGTGTCCCGCCGCCGTAAGGCGGTTGAGCGGCCACTGTCCCACTTCCCGTTCTTCGGCTGTGCCCAGCACGGCGGCGGATCCGCTGGCGGGGGCGTCCGGCTGCCGACGCGCTGACCCCCCACCGGGTTTCTGCCGTCGTCACTCCTGGTACCGGGTGGCAGCCGGCTGCCGGACGGCCCCCGCTCGATCATTGCACAGTACAAAATGAGATCGCCACCGGTGGTTCTTACAAGACCCTGACGTGGAAGCCGAACCCCTTCAGCCACCCCTGTCCCGCCGGTAACTCTGGCTTCGCCCGCCACCGTTCCGGGGTGGCGGATGGGCAGGAGGAGCACAGAGATGAGCAGGCACACCAGGCGCAGGTCCTCGTTACAGGTTCGACTGACGGTCGCCGGAGCCGGTGTCCTCGCCACCGTCGCGGCCGTGGCCACCGTGACCGTCGCGTCGGCGGGGGAGACCGGGCGCAGGTACACGGGTTCACCGGCGTCGGCCGGGGCCGACCACGCGGTGTTCGTTCAGGGCAACGAACTCGCCGGCAACACCATCCACGCCTTCCAGCGCGGCGAGGACGGCAAACTGACCACGGCCGGCCATTACGCCACCGGCGGCGAGGGCGGCGACCAGGTCGACGCGCCCACCGACTCCCTCGCCTCCCAGGGCTCCCTCGTCTACGACGACGCCTCCGGGCTGCTGCTGGCGGTCAACGCGGGCAGCGGCACGGTGACCTCGTTCCGCGTCCAGGGGCAGAAGCTGACGAATCGTCGTGTGGTGGACTCGGGTGGCGAGTTCCCTGCCTCCGTCGCGGTGCACGGTTCGGTGGCCTACGTCATGAACGCCGGCGGTGAGGGCAGTGTCCAGGGCTTCCGGATCACCGCCAAGGGGCTCAAGCCACTGCGTGGCTCGCAGCGTTCCCTGGGGCTGGACAACGACACGGTGCCGTTGTTCAGCAGCTCGCCGGGGCAGGTCGCGTTCACCCCTGGCGGCCGTGAACTCGTCGTCACCACCAAGTCCGCGAACACCATCGAGGTCTTCCCGATGCGGCGTGACGGACGCCCGGCCGAGCGGGCTGTCGTCAACCGGTCCGCCGGGGAGGTGCCGTTCGCTGTCACCTTCGACAGGGCCGGGCGGATGTTGGTGGCCGAGGCCGCGAAGTCGACGGTCAGTGCGTACAAGGTGCGCTCCGACGGCCGCCTCGAACTGGTGCAGAAGCCGCTGCCGAACGGCCAGGACACGCTGTGCTGGCTGGAGCGTGCGGGCGACTTCTTCTACGGAGGCAACACCGGCAACTCCACCGTCACCGGCTACCGCATGGACCGCCAGGGCCGTCTCGCCCTCACCAATGACGTCGGCATCGCCACGCCGCCCTCGGCCAAGTCCCAGGGGGTGATCGATCTGGCGGTGACCGAGGACGAGAGGTTCCTGTACGTCCAGAACGCCGTCTCCGGCACGGTCGACGGCTTCCGTATCGGCCGGAACGGTTCGCTCACCAAGGTCACCACCGCCACCGGTCTGCCCGCCTTCGCCGAGTCCGGCATGGAGGGCATCACCGCGGTGTAGGGAAAGCGGCCACCGCGGTGGGCGGCGCCCCCGGAACGACTCCGGGGGCGCCGGCCGGCCGGACCGCGCGGTGGTCGACGGCCGGTCCGCCCCGCCGTCACCGGCGTGCGGTGGCTTCTCGCCTCAGGGGACAGGAACTTGGCGGTAGCCGTCCGAGGCATCGAGACGTACGAACGGGATGGTGCTGCCGGCCGTCAGGAAGGCGGTCTCGCTTCCGTCGGAGGGCAGACCCATGAACGCGCACAGCCGGCGGGCCGTACGCGGATGCCGACGGGAGTACTTCGCCATGATCTCCGCCCCGGCCTCCGCCGGGAGGAAGTGCGCGGTGACGGTGTGGTGGCGGTTGCCGAACTGGACGACCGTCTGCGGCCGTCGGCGGAGGTTCTGGTACCAGTCCGACGCGGGGCCGAACCCGGCCGCGACGGTCCAGCTGCCGCATTCGCTGTCGTATGCCACCACCTCCAGGACCGTGCGGCGGTCGAGCCCGCTGACCCGGCCGGTGTGGTGCAGCAGGAGCAGCCGCTTACCGAAGAGGGGAGCGAGCCCCGCCTTGAAGAGAAGGATCGGCAGCCGCAGCGGCACCCGCCGCCATCCGGCAAGACGGCGAGGGCGGCGCGGGGCGGAGTCCTGGTGCGTCGTCATCAGCGTTCTCCGTCGGTCACGGTTGGTCCGGTGTCGCCTCCGGGCCTCGATTGGGTAAAGGCTCGTGGTGAGGGCCGGTCCACGACCGGACTCTTGCATAGTCTAAAGGTGAGAGGGTGCCGGGTCGAGCGGCTCTCTGGGGTCCGCCACACCGCTGGAGTACGCCATGACTGGGAAGAAGCCGCCGCAGAGCGCCACGTTGCTGTCGTGGATGCCGGGCGGGGTCATGGCGGTGGTGACCGTCGTGGACGTCGTGGTCGGGCCGGGGGTCGGACTGTTGCCGTTGGTGTCCCTGGGGCCCGCGTTCGCCGGACTGGTCGGCGGTTGGCGCCGCACCGCGCTGACGGGTGCGGCGGCGCTCGTACTGTGCGTCGGGCTCGGAATCTACGACGGGCTGTTCGTGGAACGCCGGGGATTCGCCGCGCTGGGATCGGTCGTGGGCGTCACCGGCGCGGGGATCGCGGCGGCCGTGACGCGCTCCCGGCGGGAGGCGGAGCTGGCCGGCATGCGCTCGATCGCGGAGGTGGCGCAGCGCGTGCTGCTGCGGCCGGTGCCGCTGACGGCCGGACCGCTGCAGGCGGCGGTGTCGTACACCTCGGCCGTGGCGGAGGCACGGATCGGGGGCGATCTGTACGAGGTGGTCGCCTCGCCGCACGGGATCCGGGTGATCGTGGGGGACGTGCAGGGCAAGGGGCTGGCCGCCGTGGAGACGGCCGCGGTGGTACTTGGCGCGTTCCGTGAGGCGGCGCACGACGAGCCGGACCTGGTGGGGCTGGGGGAACGGCTGGAGCGGAGCGTGGAACGGGAGTTGGAGGGTGAGAAGTTCGTCACCGCGATCCTCGCCGAGATCGGCTCCGACCACGAGGCGATCCTTCTCAATTACGGCCATCCGGCCCCGATGCTGGTACGGGACG
This genomic stretch from Streptomyces deccanensis harbors:
- a CDS encoding copper resistance protein CopC, with amino-acid sequence MLVIAVLAGVLLGSAAPASAHAVLTDSDPREGSVLKTAPEQITVSFNESVALREDSVRVLDPESRPVTAGDPEHADGAANTARVPLTDGLEEGTYTVSWRVLSEDGHAISGAFTFAVGAPSQTRAETSAETAVDPSVEVLYDIGRYVAYGGLALLIGTAVFVLVCRPGATAARVVRGPFLAGWWALALSTAALLLVRGPYGSGDGPAAVFDPRLLWSTAGSRPGVALLVRLALLLLVALLLTRGRSEGRADRRTAVVGTALAVALAATWAAAEHASTGIQVPVAMPSSVLHLLAMSVWLGGLAALLLTLYRAPAGDSLPSAAVGRFSRLALGAVAVLAATGVYQSWRGLGSWEAFTTPYGRTLALKTGAVILMLLAASYSRSWTERLTRLPRREPVPVAVGGDDRAPLSVPATGADPGPGVGPGPDDASGTDETGTDPESRRRGLRRSVLAEVAIGVVVLALTTVLTGSRPGRAATEAAAASGQPVVNLSVVPFDTGAPAGRGRVQITLEPGRVGRNVVEAVVFGADGGLIAIPELRLTFTQSARHVGPLDAELVDQSGYWGSDTLALPFPGTWTMRATVRVSDIDQVTVEKKVTIAP
- a CDS encoding nitroreductase family deazaflavin-dependent oxidoreductase yields the protein MTTHQDSAPRRPRRLAGWRRVPLRLPILLFKAGLAPLFGKRLLLLHHTGRVSGLDRRTVLEVVAYDSECGSWTVAAGFGPASDWYQNLRRRPQTVVQFGNRHHTVTAHFLPAEAGAEIMAKYSRRHPRTARRLCAFMGLPSDGSETAFLTAGSTIPFVRLDASDGYRQVPVP
- a CDS encoding superoxide dismutase family protein, translating into MSHRTTPSAATRRRPRTRLAVTCLTVTCTAALLSGCGGESSEKTSNTAAGATASASPSKSTDEMSGMDDMKDMAMGDPSATPADKIPDADVVKGAFELLDTRPPGMDDVRGSAWLAQGPKGTTVTVSLSGLQPGATYMSHLHAQSCSAKNGGDHFQFEKGGATTPPNEVHLMFTADKSGMGMTTVNNDRRTGEDAKAIVVHPSEAQDNRIACADFEF
- a CDS encoding PP2C family protein-serine/threonine phosphatase, whose product is MTGKKPPQSATLLSWMPGGVMAVVTVVDVVVGPGVGLLPLVSLGPAFAGLVGGWRRTALTGAAALVLCVGLGIYDGLFVERRGFAALGSVVGVTGAGIAAAVTRSRREAELAGMRSIAEVAQRVLLRPVPLTAGPLQAAVSYTSAVAEARIGGDLYEVVASPHGIRVIVGDVQGKGLAAVETAAVVLGAFREAAHDEPDLVGLGERLERSVERELEGEKFVTAILAEIGSDHEAILLNYGHPAPMLVRDDGTADFPEPPAYTLPLGLGAHGDAGPRPYRVGFAPGEQLLLYTDGVTEARDEGGHFYPLAERASLLKEPDAHAALDALRRDVQGHAEGPPHDDAAMLLLRYRGHGSGRGTRVPR
- a CDS encoding lactonase family protein, translated to MSRHTRRRSSLQVRLTVAGAGVLATVAAVATVTVASAGETGRRYTGSPASAGADHAVFVQGNELAGNTIHAFQRGEDGKLTTAGHYATGGEGGDQVDAPTDSLASQGSLVYDDASGLLLAVNAGSGTVTSFRVQGQKLTNRRVVDSGGEFPASVAVHGSVAYVMNAGGEGSVQGFRITAKGLKPLRGSQRSLGLDNDTVPLFSSSPGQVAFTPGGRELVVTTKSANTIEVFPMRRDGRPAERAVVNRSAGEVPFAVTFDRAGRMLVAEAAKSTVSAYKVRSDGRLELVQKPLPNGQDTLCWLERAGDFFYGGNTGNSTVTGYRMDRQGRLALTNDVGIATPPSAKSQGVIDLAVTEDERFLYVQNAVSGTVDGFRIGRNGSLTKVTTATGLPAFAESGMEGITAV
- a CDS encoding DUF1775 domain-containing protein is translated as MPPHRPIRTAHRPALAVAAALTTALIPTTPASAHAEVESETARALAENVTIAFTSEAESDTSGFVRLRVVLPVGIAPGDITLADAPEGWKLKRATDGYTVAGPALDTGVDAEHSVRVRRLPDAEQLVFKTVETYGDGKTSRWIELPSGDVEPEQPAPLLKLRPASSDTSSSASGPSTSTAPTPTSTAPADDAPAGTERTAAGQDDSRPLGLFAGSAVAVLLALGGGAWWLVTRGTSRDADRAVREA